From one Geoalkalibacter halelectricus genomic stretch:
- a CDS encoding SdrD B-like domain-containing protein, producing the protein MMNRWFFSLVLLLTISISGAHAQQFWVGALYNPTLEEFVPDILNFDWASSGSGMAEGIGPVGSPLSVGDELVIRYQSFLTRVNDPNGQPVQFPGINVDFEYTAVAELPVRIVDVISGRSTVVVFSTLPGGKFYIYLDENPNNVVSTGFGFDDGNLVISSEAMVNQEIVFSYSSATGLGIGGGIIDGVVNYSNPDYISPALNIVSHRFESQVNFPALEGTTTHFFDGRQGEGNLQTYQVQSDDLLLKFDASSKFLAQDSCIEVEKQISVDGGETWFDADTPETAPGTDSDALYRFIVRNCGVTPLNDVTVTDPTLGIDELIGSLDPSEIIVLTHDIQDFNFDNLFQPGICFDPVPPQKQNTVHVSGNYLGEIVEDSDSAWVKCVCIDIEKLVSVDGGLTFHDADLAELAPQTADGAIYKLVVGNCGGFDLTNVLITDPVLDIEVNIGTLFTGQVREFFFNDFDFDFSNLDQPALCDDGPGLRQNIAYVAGNYNEGLPSEFTATDQDPAWVECVCGGSIGDFVWNDLNQNGLQDAGEPGIAGVTVNLYMDGEWMQSQITDANGFYLFTGLCAGDYEVVVDETTLPMGFVASPCNVGDDRSIDSNCQPALVTLPTNASQDLTIDFGYYLPCTGSIGDFVWNDLNQNGLQDAGEPGIAGVTVNLYMDGELVQSQITDANGFYLFTGLCAGDYEVVVDETTLPMGFVA; encoded by the coding sequence AATTTTGACTGGGCCTCTTCCGGAAGCGGAATGGCTGAAGGGATTGGGCCTGTAGGATCTCCTCTTTCTGTTGGTGACGAACTTGTTATCAGGTATCAAAGTTTTTTAACGCGTGTCAATGATCCAAACGGTCAGCCTGTTCAGTTCCCTGGTATTAACGTTGATTTTGAATACACAGCCGTTGCTGAACTGCCAGTAAGAATTGTTGATGTCATCTCGGGACGTTCAACAGTGGTTGTGTTTTCAACATTGCCTGGCGGAAAATTTTATATTTATCTTGACGAAAACCCCAATAACGTCGTTTCTACTGGATTTGGGTTCGACGACGGTAATTTGGTCATAAGCAGTGAGGCGATGGTCAATCAAGAAATCGTCTTTTCGTATTCGTCTGCAACAGGATTGGGAATCGGGGGAGGAATTATTGACGGCGTTGTTAATTATTCCAACCCTGATTACATTAGCCCTGCATTAAATATAGTTAGCCACCGATTTGAATCTCAAGTTAATTTTCCAGCCCTTGAGGGTACGACAACACACTTTTTTGATGGTCGTCAGGGTGAAGGAAATCTCCAAACCTATCAAGTTCAATCTGATGATCTTCTCCTGAAATTTGATGCAAGCAGTAAATTTTTAGCTCAGGACTCCTGCATCGAGGTCGAAAAACAGATCAGTGTCGACGGTGGCGAGACCTGGTTCGATGCCGACACCCCGGAAACCGCGCCCGGCACAGACAGTGACGCCCTCTATCGGTTTATCGTCAGGAACTGCGGCGTTACCCCTCTAAATGATGTTACCGTTACCGATCCCACTCTTGGAATCGACGAGTTAATCGGTTCTCTCGACCCTTCAGAAATAATTGTCCTGACCCATGACATCCAAGATTTTAATTTTGATAATCTCTTCCAGCCAGGGATCTGCTTTGACCCCGTTCCTCCCCAAAAACAAAACACTGTCCATGTGTCTGGTAATTATCTCGGCGAGATCGTCGAGGACAGTGACAGTGCATGGGTAAAATGCGTTTGCATTGACATCGAAAAGCTCGTCAGCGTTGATGGTGGTTTGACTTTCCATGACGCCGATTTGGCTGAGCTGGCTCCGCAGACGGCCGATGGCGCAATTTATAAACTGGTTGTCGGTAACTGTGGCGGCTTTGATCTGACCAATGTCCTTATCACCGACCCCGTACTCGATATCGAAGTCAATATTGGAACCTTGTTTACCGGGCAGGTTCGGGAATTTTTCTTTAATGATTTCGATTTCGATTTCTCCAACCTCGACCAGCCCGCCCTCTGTGATGACGGCCCCGGCCTAAGGCAAAACATCGCCTATGTCGCGGGTAATTACAACGAAGGACTTCCCTCAGAATTTACCGCAACCGATCAAGACCCCGCCTGGGTTGAGTGCGTATGCGGCGGCAGCATCGGCGACTTCGTGTGGAACGATCTCAACCAAAACGGCCTCCAGGATGCCGGTGAGCCGGGCATCGCCGGCGTGACCGTCAATCTGTACATGGACGGCGAGTGGATGCAATCGCAGATCACCGACGCCAACGGCTTCTATCTGTTCACCGGGCTGTGCGCCGGGGACTACGAAGTGGTGGTGGACGAAACCACGCTGCCCATGGGCTTTGTCGCCTCGCCGTGCAACGTGGGCGATGACCGCAGCATCGACAGCAACTGCCAGCCCGCGCTGGTGACCTTGCCGACCAACGCCAGCCAGGATCTGACCATCGACTTCGGCTACTACCTGCCGTGCACCGGCAGCATCGGCGACTTCGTGTGGAACGACCTCAACCAAAACGGCCTCCAGGATGCCGGTGAGCCGGGCATCGCCGGCGTGACCGTCAATCTGTACATGGACGGCGAGCTGGTGCAATCGCAGATCACCGACGCCAACGGCTTCTATCTGTTCACCGGGCTGTGCGCCGGGGACTACGAAGTGGTGGTGGACGAAACCACGCTGCCCATGGGCTTTGTCGCCTGA